In one window of Cytophagaceae bacterium ABcell3 DNA:
- the fsa gene encoding fructose-6-phosphate aldolase, translated as MKFFIDTANLNEISEAHDLGVLDGVTTNPSLMAKEGITGKNNIYSHYKAICDITDGDVSAEVIAVDFNEIVREGEELAEIDPKIVVKVPMIKDGVKALKYFSENGIRTNCTLVFSAGQALLAAKAGATYVSPFIGRLDDIGHDGLDLIEQIVEIYANYDYETEVLAASVRHTTHLLKCAEIGADVATCPLNVITSLLKHPLTDIGLEKFLNDHKKGL; from the coding sequence ATGAAATTTTTCATAGACACAGCAAATCTTAATGAGATTAGTGAAGCTCATGACCTTGGCGTTTTAGATGGCGTTACAACTAACCCATCTCTCATGGCCAAAGAGGGCATAACCGGAAAAAACAATATATATAGCCACTACAAGGCTATTTGCGATATCACAGATGGCGATGTAAGTGCTGAGGTAATTGCAGTAGATTTTAATGAAATAGTCAGAGAAGGTGAAGAGCTGGCAGAAATCGATCCCAAGATCGTGGTCAAAGTACCTATGATTAAAGATGGGGTAAAAGCCTTAAAATATTTCTCTGAAAATGGCATCAGAACAAACTGCACCTTAGTTTTCAGTGCCGGACAAGCTTTATTGGCAGCCAAGGCTGGCGCTACTTATGTATCTCCTTTTATTGGCAGACTTGACGATATTGGACATGACGGACTTGACCTTATTGAGCAAATTGTTGAAATTTATGCCAACTACGATTACGAAACAGAGGTGCTAGCTGCATCTGTAAGACACACTACACACCTGCTCAAATGTGCTGAAATAGGTGCAGATGTTGCTACTTGCCCTTTAAACGTAATAACATCTTTACTAAAACACCCTTTGACTGATATAGGTCTCGAAAAGTTTCTTAACGATCATAAAAAGGGTCTATAA
- a CDS encoding fructose-6-phosphate aldolase, with product MYIIKVKGKAKIPDYIQLRDENFVLIAYFRADRPLKPQQLNKYGLGDKEEQLLQLIEKLPFGKLQKLEL from the coding sequence ATGTACATCATTAAGGTGAAAGGAAAAGCTAAAATCCCTGACTATATACAGCTCAGGGATGAAAACTTTGTCCTTATCGCCTATTTCAGAGCAGATAGACCTTTAAAACCACAGCAACTTAACAAGTATGGTTTAGGAGACAAAGAAGAGCAGCTTCTTCAACTAATTGAAAAACTTCCTTTTGGTAAATTACAGAAATTAGAACTATAA
- a CDS encoding ATP-binding cassette domain-containing protein, with protein MAFSSEPVVTVKDTTIYQDDVVVLENLNFQIQKGEFVYLIGRTGSGKSSLLKTLYADLPLAKGEVNVAGIRLAGIKKEQIPDLRRKTGIIFQDFQLLNDRSVAENLLFVMRATGWKDSGKIKHRLSEVLLKVGLSNAGNKMPHQLSGGEQQRVVIARALINEPAILIADEPTGNLDPEVALEIIKIFVDINRSGTSILMATHNYEILEKFPSRVLKVTNGSLKDSSTETFSFRYD; from the coding sequence ATGGCTTTTTCATCCGAACCGGTAGTAACAGTCAAAGATACCACCATATATCAGGATGACGTAGTAGTACTTGAAAACCTTAACTTTCAAATTCAAAAAGGTGAATTTGTTTACCTGATAGGAAGGACTGGCAGCGGTAAAAGTTCATTGCTAAAAACCTTATACGCAGACCTCCCTTTAGCTAAAGGCGAAGTTAATGTCGCCGGCATCAGGCTTGCTGGAATTAAAAAAGAGCAAATCCCTGACTTAAGAAGAAAAACAGGTATCATTTTCCAAGATTTCCAACTGCTCAATGACCGTTCTGTGGCAGAGAACCTACTATTTGTCATGCGTGCAACCGGGTGGAAAGACTCTGGAAAAATTAAACACCGTTTGTCTGAAGTGCTTTTAAAAGTCGGCCTTAGTAACGCTGGAAATAAAATGCCTCATCAGCTTTCAGGCGGAGAACAGCAACGGGTTGTAATTGCCAGGGCTTTGATCAATGAACCTGCTATCCTTATTGCTGACGAACCAACGGGAAATTTAGACCCAGAAGTAGCTTTAGAAATCATAAAAATATTTGTTGACATCAACCGCAGTGGAACTTCTATTTTGATGGCAACCCATAACTATGAAATTCTCGAGAAGTTTCCTTCCAGGGTGTTAAAGGTTACCAACGGCTCTTTAAAAGATTCATCAACAGAAACGTTCAGTTTCCGTTATGACTGA